Proteins encoded by one window of Cellvibrio sp. KY-GH-1:
- a CDS encoding zinc ribbon domain-containing protein YjdM, producing the protein MSNLPQCPKCNSEYTYEDGDNYVCPECAHEWPKSASSSDEDKIIVRDANGNLLADGDNATVIKDLKIKGTSSVIKVGTKVKIVRLVEGDHDLDCKVDGHGAMMLKSEFVKKA; encoded by the coding sequence ATGAGCAATTTACCCCAGTGCCCCAAATGTAATTCTGAATATACCTATGAAGACGGCGACAATTACGTTTGCCCGGAATGCGCTCATGAGTGGCCAAAATCTGCCAGCTCGTCCGATGAAGACAAAATTATAGTGCGTGATGCCAACGGCAATTTGCTCGCTGACGGGGACAACGCCACTGTCATTAAAGATTTAAAAATTAAAGGCACCTCATCAGTGATCAAAGTCGGCACTAAAGTAAAAATTGTACGACTGGTAGAAGGCGATCACGATCTGGATTGCAAAGTCGATGGTCATGGAGCCATGATGCTGAAATCAGAATTTGTTAAGAAGGCCTAA
- a CDS encoding DUF4386 domain-containing protein produces MHINSPILLARLAGLTYVILILSGVFGIASVPASLIQWADPAATIANIKNSEALFRLAITGQLICFISFILLPFLLYKLLASVSPTAGFFMLAFSLVSVPVLLVSVVCHVNVLHLIGDSPYLQQFSKEAIQLQVMQSLAISNNCATITNIFAGLWLFPFGYLVIKSGLLPKILGYLLILGCFGYLYEFVAGFILALGTSPWYVGLAGNLGVFAIALWLLVLGVRKQKESYESI; encoded by the coding sequence ATGCATATTAATTCGCCAATCCTATTGGCTCGTCTGGCCGGGTTAACCTACGTGATTTTAATCCTATCCGGGGTGTTTGGCATCGCCAGCGTGCCGGCAAGTTTGATTCAATGGGCTGACCCAGCGGCAACTATCGCCAATATCAAAAATTCTGAAGCACTATTCAGGTTGGCCATTACGGGCCAATTGATCTGTTTTATTTCGTTCATTCTACTGCCTTTCCTTTTGTATAAATTGCTGGCGAGTGTTAGCCCCACGGCCGGATTTTTTATGCTGGCCTTTTCGTTGGTCAGTGTTCCGGTGCTGTTAGTATCAGTTGTCTGCCATGTTAATGTCCTGCATCTGATTGGTGACTCTCCTTACTTGCAGCAGTTTTCAAAGGAGGCTATTCAGTTGCAGGTAATGCAATCGCTGGCTATCTCGAACAATTGCGCCACTATCACAAATATTTTTGCGGGCCTATGGTTGTTTCCGTTTGGGTATCTGGTGATTAAATCTGGATTGCTTCCCAAAATATTGGGCTACTTATTAATACTTGGTTGCTTTGGGTATCTCTACGAGTTTGTAGCAGGTTTTATTTTAGCGCTTGGCACTAGTCCCTGGTATGTGGGCCTGGCCGGTAATTTGGGTGTGTTTGCGATTGCATTGTGGTTGTTGGTGCTCGGTGTTCGCAAACAAAAAGAGAGCTATGAATCAATATGA
- a CDS encoding outer membrane beta-barrel protein — MKNWLFALLIGVPAVAVAGDNMTGGFYLGGGIAQADFRYKDKPEGAKDSKIEVWYAEELLAGFKVNPFVGVEGRIGGGAGDSDLVYASLYYRTESSNDTAKTYLLFGYTAGQNMDDDEDANIYGPSYGAGVGFPVTPSLNFNLEYRMILDGRAKVDDNSTRVRMGGFTVNVDYRF; from the coding sequence ATGAAAAATTGGTTATTTGCGTTGCTCATAGGTGTACCTGCGGTTGCGGTTGCTGGCGATAACATGACCGGTGGGTTTTATTTGGGCGGTGGTATAGCGCAAGCAGATTTCCGCTACAAAGATAAACCGGAAGGTGCTAAAGACAGCAAAATTGAAGTTTGGTATGCCGAGGAGCTTTTGGCTGGGTTTAAGGTAAATCCCTTTGTGGGTGTTGAGGGGCGTATAGGTGGCGGCGCAGGTGATTCTGACTTGGTATATGCTTCGCTGTACTATCGCACAGAGAGCTCCAACGACACAGCAAAAACTTATTTGTTGTTTGGTTACACTGCAGGTCAAAATATGGATGATGATGAAGACGCTAATATCTATGGACCATCCTACGGTGCTGGAGTTGGGTTTCCGGTCACGCCCAGCTTGAATTTCAATTTGGAATATCGAATGATTTTAGACGGACGAGCAAAAGTCGATGATAATTCGACTCGAGTTCGTATGGGCGGATTTACTGTCAATGTGGACTACCGCTTCTAA
- a CDS encoding ABC transporter ATP-binding protein: protein MNELIRARAVSKRYGKKIALDNIDLTIAPGKIVGLIGPNGAGKTSLLKGILGLAPVEGELSVLGMNPQHERVKLLEQVSFIADTATLPRWMRVKELIDYTEAVHPRFSRASCMKFLADTNLQLKDKVEQLSKGMVTQLHLALIMAIDSQLLVLDEPTLGLDIIYRKQFYESLLNDYYDAQKTILITTHQVEEIESILTDLVFISGGKILLNASMETVADTYVELQVDAPLKAQALAHNPIHVRNLLGGYGMLYENCQERDALAALGRLAVPSLSDLFVAKVKPQINMEGVV, encoded by the coding sequence ATGAACGAATTAATTCGCGCGCGCGCTGTATCAAAACGCTACGGAAAAAAAATTGCGTTGGACAATATTGATCTAACCATAGCGCCAGGAAAGATTGTCGGTTTGATTGGCCCGAATGGCGCAGGTAAAACCAGCTTGCTGAAAGGGATTTTAGGTTTGGCCCCCGTTGAAGGGGAGTTGAGTGTGCTGGGTATGAACCCGCAGCATGAACGGGTGAAATTATTAGAGCAGGTCTCGTTTATTGCCGACACCGCGACCTTGCCGCGCTGGATGCGCGTGAAAGAATTGATTGATTATACCGAAGCGGTGCATCCTCGTTTTAGTCGAGCCAGCTGCATGAAGTTCCTGGCTGATACCAATCTTCAATTAAAAGACAAAGTAGAACAGTTATCCAAGGGGATGGTGACGCAATTGCACCTTGCGTTGATTATGGCGATCGATAGCCAATTATTGGTGTTGGATGAGCCGACCTTGGGTCTGGATATTATCTATCGAAAGCAATTCTACGAAAGCCTGCTCAATGACTATTACGATGCGCAAAAGACCATTCTGATTACTACGCATCAGGTAGAGGAAATTGAAAGTATTCTCACCGACCTTGTTTTTATCAGTGGGGGAAAAATTTTACTAAATGCGAGTATGGAAACTGTTGCTGACACCTATGTAGAGCTACAGGTGGATGCACCTTTAAAAGCGCAGGCGTTAGCGCACAACCCCATTCATGTGCGCAACCTGCTTGGAGGGTACGGCATGCTCTATGAAAATTGCCAAGAGCGCGATGCGCTCGCTGCCCTGGGGCGGTTGGCCGTACCCAGCTTAAGTGATTTGTTTGTGGCCAAAGTTAAACCTCAAATTAACATGGAGGGAGTTGTGTAA
- a CDS encoding Tex family protein — MPSIAKRIADELNVQEQQVSAAVGLLDEGATVPFISRYRKEVTGGLDDSQMRTLEERLRYLRELEERRAAILKSIGEQGKLTPELEHEVSIADTKNRLEDLYLPYKPKRRTKGQIAKEAGLEPLAEALLADPTLAPDVEAAKYFNAEHSINDVKSALDGAKYILMEKFSEDAELLGRLRHFLHNEATFTARAVPEKANDTSQEVQKFRDYFEHDEPLKSVPSHRALAMFRGRNEGVLSISIKVGDDDANAVSKGHPCETMIAEHWQVQDKGRAADGWLAEVVRWTWRVKLLTHLETDLLGELREKAEEEAIKVFASNLKDLLLAAPAGQKATIGLDPGMRTGVKVAVVDATGKVLDHCVMYPTPPLNKIAESEAILVHLCNKHNVGLIAIGNGTASRETEKFAKDVLKRHSDIKASTVIVSEAGASVYSASEYAAKEFPDLDVTIRGAISIARRLQDPLAELVKIDPKSIGVGQYQHDVSQSQLARSLDAVVEDCVNAVGVEVNTASAALLARVSGLNTTLANNIVEFRNQNGVFASRAALKKVPRFGEKTFEQAAGFLRVAGGDNPLDASAVHPESYSVVEKIAQKNTRELKGLIGDSSFLRGLKAADYTDEKFGVPTVTDIIKELDKPGRDPRPEFKTAQFQDGVEEITDLVPGMILEGTVTNVTNFGAFVDIGVHQDGLVHISALSHNFIKDPREAVKAGDIVKAKVMEVDVPRKRIALSLRLDDTPGEKVEAGNKGGNRPSQNQQRAAQKNNPAPASTGSLGALLQQAMKKK; from the coding sequence TTGCCGAGTATTGCCAAACGCATCGCCGATGAATTAAACGTTCAAGAACAACAAGTTAGCGCCGCTGTGGGGCTGTTGGATGAAGGCGCAACCGTACCCTTTATCTCGCGCTACCGGAAAGAGGTAACCGGCGGGCTGGACGACTCACAAATGCGTACACTGGAAGAGCGCTTGCGCTACCTGCGCGAGCTGGAAGAACGCCGCGCGGCCATCCTGAAATCTATTGGCGAACAGGGCAAACTGACCCCGGAGCTGGAGCACGAGGTATCCATCGCCGATACCAAAAACCGCCTGGAAGACTTGTACCTGCCCTACAAACCCAAGCGTCGCACCAAGGGCCAGATCGCCAAAGAAGCCGGGCTGGAACCATTGGCGGAAGCACTGCTCGCCGACCCAACTCTCGCCCCCGATGTGGAAGCGGCAAAATATTTCAATGCCGAGCACAGTATTAACGATGTGAAATCCGCCCTCGACGGAGCCAAGTACATCCTCATGGAAAAGTTCAGTGAAGATGCAGAATTGCTCGGTCGCCTGCGACATTTCCTGCACAACGAAGCCACCTTTACTGCACGCGCGGTGCCGGAAAAAGCCAACGACACCTCGCAAGAAGTACAAAAATTCCGCGATTATTTTGAACACGACGAACCGCTCAAATCCGTGCCGTCGCATCGTGCACTTGCCATGTTCCGCGGCCGCAATGAAGGCGTGTTGAGCATCAGCATTAAAGTGGGCGATGACGACGCCAATGCGGTGAGCAAAGGCCACCCTTGCGAAACCATGATCGCCGAGCACTGGCAAGTACAGGACAAAGGCCGCGCGGCCGATGGCTGGCTCGCGGAAGTAGTGCGCTGGACCTGGCGAGTAAAATTATTAACGCATTTGGAAACTGATTTACTCGGAGAGCTGCGCGAAAAAGCCGAAGAAGAAGCAATTAAAGTATTCGCATCCAATTTAAAAGATTTACTGCTGGCGGCCCCTGCCGGGCAAAAAGCGACTATCGGTTTAGACCCAGGTATGCGTACCGGCGTGAAAGTCGCGGTGGTAGATGCGACCGGCAAAGTACTCGACCACTGCGTCATGTACCCAACGCCGCCGCTGAATAAAATTGCTGAATCCGAAGCGATTCTGGTACACCTGTGCAACAAACATAACGTGGGGTTGATCGCAATTGGCAACGGCACTGCATCGCGCGAAACCGAAAAATTCGCCAAAGATGTGTTGAAAAGACACAGCGATATTAAAGCCAGCACGGTAATTGTCAGCGAAGCCGGCGCCTCGGTTTACTCTGCCTCTGAATATGCAGCAAAAGAATTTCCGGATTTGGACGTTACTATTCGCGGCGCAATTTCCATTGCACGCCGCTTGCAAGATCCGCTGGCGGAACTGGTAAAAATTGATCCTAAATCCATTGGTGTTGGCCAATATCAGCACGATGTATCTCAATCACAATTGGCACGCTCACTCGATGCAGTTGTAGAGGACTGCGTGAACGCCGTGGGTGTAGAAGTGAACACTGCATCAGCAGCCTTGCTCGCACGGGTATCCGGTTTGAATACCACTCTCGCTAACAATATTGTGGAATTCCGCAACCAGAACGGCGTATTTGCCTCGCGCGCAGCACTGAAAAAAGTCCCACGCTTCGGTGAAAAAACCTTTGAACAAGCAGCAGGATTTTTGCGCGTTGCCGGTGGCGACAATCCGCTCGATGCATCAGCTGTGCACCCGGAATCTTATTCAGTGGTAGAAAAAATCGCGCAGAAAAATACGCGAGAGTTAAAAGGCCTGATTGGCGACTCATCATTCTTGCGAGGATTAAAAGCAGCGGACTATACCGATGAAAAATTCGGTGTGCCCACCGTGACCGACATCATCAAAGAATTGGATAAACCCGGCCGCGACCCGCGCCCGGAATTTAAAACAGCGCAGTTCCAGGATGGAGTGGAAGAAATTACTGACTTGGTGCCCGGTATGATTCTGGAAGGCACAGTGACCAACGTCACCAACTTCGGTGCCTTTGTCGATATAGGTGTGCATCAGGATGGACTGGTCCATATTTCTGCCCTGTCACACAACTTTATTAAAGACCCGCGCGAAGCGGTAAAAGCCGGCGATATTGTTAAAGCCAAGGTGATGGAAGTGGACGTACCGCGTAAGCGTATTGCACTATCCTTGCGCCTTGACGATACTCCGGGCGAAAAGGTGGAAGCTGGCAATAAAGGCGGAAATCGCCCCTCACAAAACCAACAGCGCGCTGCGCAGAAAAACAATCCCGCACCGGCCAGCACCGGCAGCTTGGGCGCGTTACTGCAGCAGGCAATGAAAAAGAAATAG
- a CDS encoding GIN domain-containing protein has protein sequence MLFRAFIPALTLSLLTPAVLAETVAKTYPVKDFSEFVAGGGTKIEITQDGTEYLRVEADAEVMKRVKVDQTGKRVSVWVKSDNNFFNWFGHGEGQVRVVLNVKHLEYLELSGGAQAKVGSLQEDKFAVSNSGAANAEFAAINATELHVDLSGAANARIASVNSQQQDFDLSGAANLEIKGESNTQSLDADVSGASNLRAKLLTAKVARVDASGASHIELTVTDELDAGASGASSVNYYGNPKANTDSSGASHINAKN, from the coding sequence ATGTTATTTAGAGCATTCATTCCCGCATTGACGCTGAGCTTATTGACGCCCGCGGTGCTGGCTGAAACTGTAGCCAAAACCTATCCGGTAAAAGATTTCAGTGAATTTGTCGCCGGCGGCGGTACCAAAATTGAAATTACCCAAGACGGCACAGAATATTTGCGCGTAGAAGCCGATGCGGAAGTGATGAAGCGAGTAAAGGTAGATCAAACGGGAAAGCGCGTCAGTGTGTGGGTAAAAAGCGATAACAATTTTTTTAACTGGTTTGGTCATGGCGAAGGTCAAGTGCGTGTGGTGTTAAATGTAAAACATTTGGAGTACTTGGAGTTGTCCGGCGGTGCGCAGGCTAAAGTAGGTAGCCTGCAGGAGGATAAGTTTGCGGTTAGCAATAGTGGAGCAGCCAATGCTGAATTTGCCGCTATTAATGCCACAGAGCTTCATGTGGATTTATCCGGTGCAGCCAATGCTCGTATCGCGAGCGTGAATAGTCAGCAACAAGACTTTGATTTATCGGGCGCTGCTAATTTGGAAATTAAAGGTGAGAGCAATACGCAATCACTTGATGCGGATGTCAGCGGGGCGAGTAACTTGCGCGCTAAATTGCTGACGGCAAAAGTTGCCAGGGTGGATGCGAGCGGTGCATCGCACATTGAGCTAACGGTTACTGATGAGTTGGACGCGGGGGCTAGCGGTGCATCAAGCGTAAATTATTACGGTAATCCCAAAGCTAATACCGATTCCAGCGGCGCTAGCCATATCAATGCCAAAAATTAA
- a CDS encoding DUF2884 family protein: MKSLLSFALVLVAGSAVAGEGCNLQIDAGLRVSPQVLEFYDHDKTVYQIKDGQYLVVDGERLSLNGAQQALVAQYDRQVRALVPEIRGMALEGIDLAIFGVTAAFDELLGERNKISTQLRGELNHLKGDVRRYFDSETISLGREHDDAPELFGKYFETRMERIVETSVQDSIGDIMFALGKEIISAGGDMEAFGARMDRFGKTLEAQMQAQSTRLEARGASLCHAATAINAVEDELRSAVPDIRALDLIRLTAASNEQAAVEI, from the coding sequence ATGAAATCGCTACTGTCATTCGCGTTGGTCTTGGTTGCCGGTTCAGCTGTGGCCGGAGAAGGCTGTAATTTGCAAATCGATGCCGGGCTGCGAGTATCGCCGCAGGTGTTGGAGTTTTATGACCATGACAAAACCGTATATCAAATTAAAGACGGCCAGTATTTGGTAGTGGATGGTGAGCGGCTGAGTTTGAACGGTGCACAACAAGCGTTGGTTGCGCAATACGATCGCCAGGTACGCGCCTTGGTGCCGGAAATTCGCGGTATGGCACTGGAGGGAATTGATTTGGCGATTTTTGGTGTAACTGCCGCGTTTGATGAATTGCTGGGCGAGCGCAATAAAATTTCCACGCAATTGCGCGGCGAATTGAATCATTTAAAAGGCGATGTGCGCCGCTATTTCGATAGCGAAACGATTAGTCTTGGGCGTGAGCACGATGATGCGCCGGAATTATTTGGAAAATATTTTGAAACGCGCATGGAGCGTATCGTGGAAACCTCGGTTCAGGATTCTATTGGCGACATAATGTTTGCGCTGGGCAAAGAAATTATAAGTGCCGGTGGTGATATGGAAGCGTTTGGCGCGCGCATGGATCGTTTCGGTAAAACGCTAGAGGCGCAAATGCAGGCGCAGTCCACCCGATTGGAAGCGCGCGGTGCCAGTTTGTGTCATGCCGCGACTGCAATTAACGCGGTTGAGGACGAGTTGCGCAGCGCGGTACCGGATATTCGCGCACTGGATCTTATTCGTTTAACCGCGGCCAGCAATGAACAGGCCGCGGTAGAAATTTAA
- a CDS encoding DUF4386 domain-containing protein has translation MNSLAQSPQIYTRIAGICYLLIILLGIFGQIIVRNSLVVMNDATMTVNNIAESSQLWRLGIVGDITMHLLDIPLMVILYLLLRPVHKTIALMALGFNVIQTAVLATNKLTLIIPLLLISSQQTVVFTPEQINAQIMLLLDAHNYGFALGLIFFGCACLGYGYLLFKSGYFPKPIGILIAVAGLCYLINSFMLMLVPALSSYTFLLLGVCLIAELSLCLRLLFFGVDLPVWTRVNK, from the coding sequence ATGAATTCACTTGCACAATCCCCACAAATTTATACGCGCATCGCCGGTATTTGTTATTTGCTGATTATCCTGCTGGGCATTTTTGGCCAGATTATTGTGCGCAATTCATTGGTGGTTATGAATGATGCGACCATGACAGTCAATAATATTGCGGAGTCATCCCAGCTGTGGCGCTTGGGAATTGTGGGGGATATCACCATGCATCTATTGGATATTCCGCTAATGGTTATTCTTTATTTGCTGTTAAGGCCGGTACACAAAACCATCGCACTTATGGCGCTGGGGTTTAACGTTATTCAAACCGCGGTGCTTGCCACTAATAAACTCACGTTAATTATTCCGCTGCTGTTGATTAGCAGCCAACAAACAGTCGTTTTTACGCCTGAGCAAATCAATGCGCAGATTATGTTATTGCTGGATGCGCACAATTATGGCTTTGCCCTCGGGCTTATCTTTTTTGGTTGCGCCTGTCTGGGCTACGGCTATTTACTTTTCAAGTCGGGTTATTTTCCCAAGCCAATTGGCATTCTGATCGCTGTTGCCGGTCTGTGTTATCTCATCAATAGTTTTATGTTGATGCTGGTCCCGGCGCTGTCTTCATATACATTTTTGTTGTTGGGTGTTTGTCTTATTGCAGAGTTATCGCTTTGTTTGCGCTTGTTGTTCTTTGGTGTAGATCTTCCGGTGTGGACGCGCGTAAACAAGTAA
- a CDS encoding sulfite exporter TauE/SafE family protein — protein MISDPLFYSLAVPVVILVGMSKGGFGGGFGTLAVPLLALMIDPRLAAAILLPILCSMDAVSLWSFRGTWDKLNLKILLPGALLGTVAGALTFEMTNVDWIRLIIGLLAIYFVAHYLWGKRFLEQLQVRPPNKIAGSFWGTIAGYVSYIAHAGGPPVAIYLLPQHLSKSALAGTTILFFAIINFIKLIPYVWLGQINSESFYTSLVLLPLAPLGVMLGVYLHHRVSDQVFYWVSYGFLLLAGIKLSYEGALGLLSW, from the coding sequence ATGATTTCAGACCCTCTTTTTTATAGCCTTGCTGTTCCCGTTGTAATTTTAGTCGGTATGTCCAAAGGCGGCTTTGGCGGCGGCTTTGGCACACTTGCCGTTCCTTTATTAGCCTTGATGATTGATCCGCGCTTGGCGGCTGCCATTTTGCTGCCCATTTTATGCAGTATGGATGCGGTAAGCTTGTGGAGCTTTCGTGGCACTTGGGACAAACTCAACTTAAAAATTTTATTGCCCGGCGCTTTGTTGGGTACTGTCGCGGGTGCGCTTACCTTTGAGATGACCAACGTGGATTGGATCCGACTTATTATCGGACTCCTAGCCATCTACTTTGTCGCTCATTACTTGTGGGGAAAGCGATTTTTAGAGCAGCTGCAAGTGCGCCCGCCAAACAAAATCGCGGGCAGTTTTTGGGGGACAATCGCAGGTTATGTGAGTTATATTGCACATGCCGGTGGTCCGCCAGTGGCAATTTATTTATTGCCACAACATTTGTCCAAGTCTGCCCTGGCGGGTACTACGATCTTGTTTTTCGCGATTATCAACTTCATAAAATTGATCCCCTATGTATGGCTGGGGCAAATCAACAGCGAATCTTTTTATACCTCCTTGGTGTTGTTGCCCCTGGCTCCGCTAGGCGTAATGCTCGGGGTATATTTGCATCACCGCGTTTCTGACCAGGTGTTTTACTGGGTTAGCTACGGTTTTTTGCTGTTGGCGGGAATTAAGCTAAGTTACGAAGGTGCTTTGGGGTTGTTGAGTTGGTAG
- a CDS encoding GntR family transcriptional regulator, with protein sequence MNWNDDQPIYRQLRDKIVALIISGTFNEGEPLPSVRQVSSDYQINHITVSKAYQELVDMGLVEARRGMGMYVLEGAQQKLHTVEKEKFISAEVPALLARMRQLGISKKELIAALQAVQGE encoded by the coding sequence ATGAACTGGAACGATGATCAACCTATTTACCGGCAGCTGCGCGACAAAATCGTAGCATTGATTATCTCGGGCACGTTTAACGAAGGCGAGCCGTTGCCGTCGGTGCGTCAGGTGTCGAGCGATTATCAAATTAATCATATAACTGTTAGTAAGGCCTATCAGGAGTTGGTGGATATGGGATTGGTAGAAGCGCGGCGCGGTATGGGCATGTATGTGTTGGAGGGCGCACAACAAAAGCTACACACGGTTGAAAAGGAAAAATTCATTTCCGCCGAGGTGCCAGCATTACTAGCGCGTATGCGCCAGCTTGGTATCAGCAAAAAAGAATTGATCGCTGCCCTGCAAGCGGTTCAAGGAGAATAA
- a CDS encoding GGDEF domain-containing protein: MTALPFPPLGRYLDLLVDTLCVVDKHGHFLYVSPSAEHIFGYTQSEMMGKQMLELIHPEDRQRTLSAVDKIVAGETQPHFENRYIRKDGSTAHIMWSARWSEADQCRVAVARDVTLRKQAEAIQQALYAIAEASLTTQDLHTLFAQIHRIIGELLPADNFSVALRDKNAAISFPYVREQVLVSFANQRNDAGDQLLEQVLNLGEAQLYNATHDNQPLQSWLGVPLKSQTGLLGALILKSFSARDRYTTQSTELLQFVSTQIAAAVERKQMMARLEHLALYDQLTHLPNRTLFYDRIHSAIARAKRNNGIFALFYLDLNKFKEVNDNYGHTVGDLLLEQVARRLEHCVRECDTIARFGGDEFVILLENIEQPEQSEGVAEKIRQSLSKPFQLDGITLSMSPSIGIAHFPLHGDNDKDLLHRADAAMYSDKQRGHLSTDPFSTT, translated from the coding sequence ATGACTGCCCTGCCCTTCCCCCCCCTGGGGAGATACCTTGATCTGTTGGTCGACACACTCTGCGTGGTGGACAAACATGGCCATTTTTTATATGTAAGCCCCAGCGCCGAACACATCTTTGGTTACACCCAGTCAGAAATGATGGGTAAGCAGATGCTCGAGTTGATCCACCCCGAGGATCGCCAGCGTACGCTGAGTGCAGTGGACAAGATTGTGGCGGGCGAGACCCAGCCGCATTTTGAAAATCGCTATATCCGCAAGGATGGCTCTACGGCGCACATCATGTGGTCTGCGCGCTGGTCTGAGGCCGATCAATGCCGGGTTGCCGTTGCACGCGATGTAACCTTGCGTAAACAGGCGGAGGCGATTCAACAGGCCCTGTATGCAATTGCCGAGGCATCGCTCACCACCCAGGATTTGCACACCTTGTTTGCGCAGATCCATCGCATTATCGGCGAACTGCTTCCGGCCGATAATTTTTCCGTTGCCCTGCGCGATAAAAATGCTGCAATCAGTTTCCCCTACGTACGCGAACAAGTATTGGTTTCGTTTGCCAATCAACGCAACGATGCGGGGGATCAACTACTGGAGCAGGTGCTAAACCTCGGGGAAGCTCAACTCTACAATGCCACCCACGATAACCAGCCCCTACAAAGCTGGCTGGGCGTGCCATTAAAATCCCAAACAGGATTATTGGGCGCGCTGATTTTGAAAAGTTTTTCCGCGCGCGATAGATACACAACGCAGAGCACCGAACTATTGCAGTTTGTGTCCACCCAAATTGCAGCGGCGGTAGAGCGCAAACAAATGATGGCTCGCCTGGAACATCTCGCGCTTTACGACCAACTCACCCACCTACCTAACCGCACACTATTTTACGATCGCATTCATTCCGCCATTGCGCGCGCAAAACGCAATAATGGAATTTTTGCATTGTTTTATCTCGACCTGAATAAATTCAAAGAAGTGAATGATAACTACGGGCATACCGTCGGCGATTTATTGCTGGAGCAAGTGGCGCGCCGCCTGGAACACTGCGTGCGTGAGTGCGACACGATTGCGCGCTTTGGTGGTGATGAATTTGTAATACTGCTGGAAAATATTGAGCAGCCTGAGCAGAGCGAAGGTGTGGCAGAAAAAATTCGCCAATCCCTGAGCAAACCTTTTCAGCTGGATGGAATTACGCTTAGCATGTCACCCAGTATCGGCATTGCGCATTTTCCATTGCACGGTGACAACGATAAAGATCTGTTGCACCGCGCTGACGCAGCCATGTACTCCGATAAACAGCGCGGCCATCTTTCTACAGACCCTTTTTCTACCACTTAA